From a single Nicotiana tabacum cultivar K326 chromosome 8, ASM71507v2, whole genome shotgun sequence genomic region:
- the LOC142162978 gene encoding uncharacterized protein LOC142162978 — MYDSDTDYTLAIELANSGEAIGVFELHKDLIISKTNQKEVTVGQVYKDKATLKEVMKNYAIAQRFQFRVDRSNVVSYALICISEDCDWRFKASSINKSELFKVREFNDNHACSLKDKVYEQRQASSSLISGIIRTKLTNHKRKYTPRDIIDDVKSDLGVDVSYMLAWRAKEKAMNFLRGEPADSYKKLPGYLYTMDKTYPGSHIRMEKSSKNEFMYVYISLYAFIRGFDHCRPIVVVDRSHLKSYYTGTFVSAITLDGAGHILPLAYGVIDSENDAAWTWFFEQFKIAYGVREIMCIVSDRNESIIKSVSSVYPDLSFLGKTHIVIP, encoded by the exons ATGTACGATTCCGATACAGATTATACACTAGCTATAGAACTTGCCAATTCAGGAGAAGCGATTGGAGTGTTCGAACTCCACAAGGATTTGATAAtttcaaaaactaatcaaaagGAGGTTACGGTTGGACAAGTGTATAAGGATAAGGCTACATTGAAAGAAGTGATGAAGAATTATGCTATAGCTCAAAGGTTTCAATTCCGTGTTGATCGGTCTAATGTTGTCAG CTATGCATTAATATGTATTTCAGAAGATTGTGATTGGAGGTTTAAGGCTTCAAGCATTAACAAATCGGAATTATTCAAGGTGAGAGAATTCAATGACAACCATGCATGTTCGCTAAAGGATAAAGTGTACGAGCAGCGACAGGCTAGTAGCAGCCTTATAAGTGGTATTATAAGGACAAAGCTTACAAACCATAAGAGGAAATACACTCCGAGGGACATTATTGATGACGTGAAATCAGATCTAGGTGTTGATGTTAGCTACATGTTGGCGTGGAGGGctaaagaaaaggcaatgaattTTCTTAGAGGTGAACCGGCTGATTCATACAAAAAATTACCAGGATACTTATATACAATGGATAAGACATATCCAGGTTCTCACATAAGAATGGAAAAATCGTCAAAGAATGAATTCATGTACGTGTATATATCATTGTATGCATTTATAAGGGGGTTTGATCATTGTAGACCAATTGTTGTAGTGGACAGAAGTCATCTAAAATCCTACTACACAGGGACATTCGTTTCTGCAATCACGTTGGATGGTGCAG GTCATATATTGCCACTAGCATACGGTGTTATTGATTCAGAGAACGATGCTGCTTGGACgtggttctttgagcaattcaagatagCATACGGTGTAAGGGAAATCATGTGCATTGTTTCAGATAGAAATGAGAGCATCATTAAATCTGTATCGAGTGTATATCCGGATTTATCATTTTTGGGAAAGACTCACATTGTCATCCCATAA